One Dromiciops gliroides isolate mDroGli1 chromosome 3, mDroGli1.pri, whole genome shotgun sequence DNA segment encodes these proteins:
- the ZNF639 gene encoding zinc finger protein 639 translates to MNEHPKKRKRKTLHPSRYSDSTGITKIADGFNGIFSDHCYSVCSMRQPDLKYFENKDEDSDTEASNDLPKFTEGIKARSRNQNHLVPSPVLRVLDHAAFSAEKSTDIEICEECDSPESVRQQTREESPIEVRTAEDVPIAAEVHAVSEDYDVETENLSSESLQDQVDEEPPAKLCKILDKSQALNVTAQQKWPLLRANSSGLYKCELCEFNSKYFSDLKQHVVLKHKRTAANICRVCKESFSTNTLLLEHTKVHEEDPYLCKYCDYRTMLLESLSQHIADAHFSHHLYWCEQCDLQFSSSSELYLHFQEHSCDEQYLCQFCEHETSDPEDLHSHVVNEHACRLMELSDKEGGAGEHGHYSLLGRISFDKCKNFFVCQVCGFRSRLHTNVNRHVAIEHTKIFPHVCDDCGKGFSSMLEYCKHLNSHLSEGIYLCQYCEYSTGQIEDLKTHLDFRHAADLPHKCNDCLMRFGNERELLSHLTIHETA, encoded by the exons ATGAATGAACatcctaaaaaaaggaaaaggaagacgcTACATCCTTCTCGTTATTCAG ATTCTACTGGAATAACCAAAATTGCAGATGGATTCAATGGCATTTTCTCTGACCATTGTTACAGCGTCTGTTCTATGAGACAAccagatttaaaatattttgagaacaAAG atgaagattCTGATACAGAGgcatcaaatgacttgcctaaattcACAGAAGGGATTAAAGCAAGGAGCAGAAACCAGAATCACCTGGTGCCCAGTCCTGTGCTCAGGGTCCTAGACCATGCTGCCTTTTCTGCAG AGAAATCTACTGATATTGAAATCTGTGAGGAATGTGATTCTCCAGAGTCAGTTCGCCAGCAGACTCGAGAGGAGAGCCCCATCGAAGTGCGCACAGCAGAAGACGTGCCCATCGCTGCCGAGGTACATGCCGTCTCTGAGGATTATGATGTTGAGACGGAAAACCTGTCCTCCGAGAGCCTTCAGGACCAAGTGGACGAAGAGCCCCCAGCTAAGCTGTGTAAGATTCTGGACAAGAGCCAGGCTTTGAACGTCACTGCTCAGCAGAAGTGGCCTCTGCTGAGAGCCAACAGCAGTGGCCTCTACAAGTGTGAGCTGTGTGAGTTCAACAGCAAGTACTTCTCCGACTTGAAGCAGCACGTAGTCCTCAAGCACAAGCGCACGGCCGCCAACATCTGCAGAGTCTGCAAGGAGTCTTTCTCTACCAACACTCTGCTGCTCGAGCACACCAAAGTGCACGAGGAGGATCCCTACCTGTGTAAGTACTGCGACTACAGGACCATGCTCCTGGAGAGCCTGAGCCAGCACATTGCCGACGCCCACTTCAGCCACCACCTGTACTGGTGCGAGCAGTGTGACCTGCAGTTCTCCTCCAGCAGCGAGCTCTACCTGCACTTCCAGGAGCACAGCTGCGACGAGCAGTACCTGTGCCAGTTTTGTGAGCACGAGACCAGCGACCCCGAGGACCTGCACAGCCACGTGGTGAACGAGCACGCCTGCCGGCTGATGGAACTAAGTGACAAAGAGGGTGGCGCCGGCGAGCACGGCCACTACAGCCTCCTGGGCAGGATCTCCTTCGACAAGTGCAAGAACTTCTTTGTCTGTCAGGTGTGTGGTTTTCGAAGTAGACTGCATACAAATGTTAACAGGCACGTGGCCATCGAGCATACAAAAATATTCCCCCATGTTTGTGATGACTGTGGGAAGGGCTTCTCAAGCATGTTAGAATACTGCAAACATTTAAATTCACATTTGTCCGAGGGGATTTATTTATGTCAGTACTGTGAATATTCAACGGGACAGATTGAAGATCTTAAAACTCATCTAGATTTCAGGCATGCAGCCGACTTACCTCATAAATGTAATGACTGCTTAATGAGGTTTGGGAATGAGAGGGAACTCTTGAGTCACCTCACAATCCATGAGACAGCTTGA